In Amyelois transitella isolate CPQ chromosome 28, ilAmyTran1.1, whole genome shotgun sequence, the following are encoded in one genomic region:
- the LOC106134372 gene encoding uncharacterized protein LOC106134372 produces the protein MEVQIYILCAFAFQMIQNVAAIPARDHPYKPEHCIKMDQQKEKEINNIVTRITDFLNNISTEFDNYDIRFIKIDIESHSEDETEEKELKLQLTVNDCLEDDVGGDSKEKYDDTTVIEVTSEDPDVSKTIIVENMSEEVAEKCPCSCNVEKKHDDINTNAGKDKLTNRDNESPPVETIWFFDMTKDNDENILINNNVLAHNEITDRNTNKIQSKYPELMPLELTGVGEDVWDILEKRFNNKPLLVYVQSKIDQDEYIFL, from the exons ATGGAGgtccaaatttatattttgtgtgcGTTTGCT TTTCAGATGATACAAAATGTTGCAGCCATTCCTGCCAGAg ATCATCCGTACAAACCTGAGCACTGCATCAAAATGGACcagcaaaaagaaaaagaaataaacaatatagtGACCCGAATTACAGATTTTCTCAACAACATATCAACTGAATTCGATAATTACGATATAagattcatcaaaatcgacaTAGAAAGTCACTCTGAAGATGAAACGGAAGAGAAAGAGCTGAAACTACAATTAACTGTTAACGATTGTCTTGAAGATGATGTAGGTGGTGAttctaaagaaaaatatgatgaTACTACAGTAATAGAAGTTACTAGCGAAGATCCTGATGTTtctaaaacaataattgtagAGAATATGTCCGAAGAGGTTGCAGAAAAATGTCCTTGTTCTTgcaatgtagaaaaaaaacatgatgatATAAATACAAACGCAGGTAAAGATAAATTGACGAATAGAGATAATGAATCACCTCCTGTGGAAACTATATGGTTTTTCGATATGACCAAAGATAATgacgaaaatattttgattaataataatgtattggCTCATAATGAAATAACTGATCGTAATACgaataaaatacaaagtaaATATCCTGAATTAATGCCGTTGGAGCTGACAGGAGTGGGTGAAGATGTTTGGGACATTTTGGAAAAACGTTTCAACAATAAACCTCTACTTGTTTATGTTCAAAGTAAAATTGATCAAGAcgaatacatatttttgtaa
- the LOC106134399 gene encoding pneumococcal serine-rich repeat protein: MARFILFVALGALCIINARALLHHHHLPLGHKALGHKALGHKSLDHSESSSESSYSSSSESNFESSSESSYSNNYQNNNNNNNGNNNNGNYYSSSESNYYSSSDSNQESSSESSYNNYYSSSDASNSYESSSESSFNNYNSNSGSSANSNSQSSSSSEQNSGGDGTGAWKKIWQLYQQYLQKETASNSQSSSSSSSQSNSNSNNGQSSSNAGSASQSHANSGANNNGQSSSNAGSSSQSNANSQSNNGQSSSNAGSASQSNANSGANNNGQSSSNAGSSSQSNANSQTNNGQSSSNAGSASQSNANSGTNNNGQSSSNAGSSSQSHANSQSNNGQSSSNAGSASQSHANSGANNGQSSSNAGSSSQSNANSQTNNGQSSSNAGSASQSHTSSGTNYNGQSSSNAGSSSQSHANSQSNNGQSSSNAGSASQSHASSGTNNNGQSSSNAGSSSQSNANSQTNNGQSSSNAGSASQSHANSGANKNGQSSSNAGSSSQSNANSQTNNGQSSSNAGSASQSHANSGANNNGQSSSNAGSSSQSNANSQSNNGQSSSNADSASQSHANSGANNNGQSSGQSSSNAGSSSQSNANSGTNNGQSSSGASSGSSATAGSGAGAGSRPQTGPARPGPRPLTGASSTSSSQSSSTSTSQAGSSQPAQSSSSSSSQSTASSTAGRPGTTTVYTSNGNSGQPGQTTTTTTYTSSRGVPQGSSAAAASSSAASSSAGQNSGRPTSAAASSNSAAAATSSSGSSTASSSSNSVSEAFAAANPNLTEDQLWELWLWYQNKNRQPGTQTGSSASSSSSSSASSSSRPGSTTYTTTNEQPGESGETITTVTYTTSPGQSGSTASSSSSSGASSSAGNGVRPSQSGANASSASQSSATSTANRPGQTGSSASSSSSSNASSLAGRPGTTKTYTTNDQGEQEETITTITYNSSPGQSGSSASSSSTSNASSTAQSGSAAQSGSNASSASSSNASSSTQTGANGNSGQKTIIYTTSGNDGSQGYGQGTSASSSSSSNASSNAGTAGNRGSTASSTASSGSTATSRGQSAASSSSSSSATAGNSPWTRRGKTKICVCYDDLHDIPGNVRAQVGA, from the exons ATGGCGcgttttatattattcgtGGCCCTTGGTGCACTATgc ATCATAAACGCGAGAgcattat TGCACCACCACCATTTGCCCCTAGGCCATAAAGCCTTAGGCCACAAGGCCTTAGGCCACAAATCTCTAGATCATTCCGAATCTAGTTCCGAATCTAGCTACTCTAGTAGCTCCGAGTCAAATTTTGAGTCAAGTTCCGAGTCGAGTTACAGCAACAACTATCAAaataacaacaacaacaacaatggTAACAACAACAACGGAAACTATTACAGTAGCTCGGAGTCTAATTATTACAGTAGTTCCGATTCCAACCAAGAATCTAGCTCAGAATCCAGCTATAATAATTACTATAGCAGTTCAGATGCGTCAAACTCGTATGAATCTAGTTCCGAATccagttttaataattataatagcaATTCAGGGTCTAGTGCCAACAGCAACTCACAATCATCCAGCTCGAGTGAACAGAACTCAGGAGGCGATG GAACGGGCGCCTGGAAGAAAATATGGCAGTTGTACCAACAGTACTTGCAAAAAGAGACCGCAAGCAACAGTCAATCTTCAAGCAGCTCTAGTAGTCAATCTAATTCCAACAGTAACAATGGACAAAGCTCAAGCAACGCTGGTTCTGCAAGTCAATCTCACGCCAACAGCGGTGCCAATAACAATGGTCAATCTTCTAGCAATGCAGGATCAAGCAGCCAATCTAATGCCAATAGTCAATCCAATAATGGCCAGAGCTCAAGCAACGCCGGGTCTGCAAGTCAATCTAACGCCAACAGCGGTGCTAATAACAATGGTCAATCTTCTAGCAATGCAGGATCAAGCAGCCAATCTAATGCCAATAGTCAAACCAATAATGGCCAGAGCTCAAGCAACGCTGGTTCTGCAAGTCAATCTAACGCCAACAGTGGCACCAATAACAATGGTCAATCTTCTAGCAATGCAGGATCAAGCAGCCAATCTCATGCCAATAGTCAATCCAATAATGGTCAGAGCTCAAGCAACGCCGGCTCTGCAAGCCAATCTCACGCCAACAGCGGTGCTAATAATGGTCAATCTTCTAGCAATGCAGGATCAAGCAGCCAATCTAATGCCAATAGTCAAACCAATAATGGCCAGAGTTCAAGCAACGCAGGGTCTGCAAGTCAATCTCACACCAGCAGTGGCACCAATTACAATGGTCAATCTTCTAGCAATGCAGGATCTAGCAGCCAATCTCATGCCAATAGTCAATCCAATAATGGTCAGAGCTCTAGCAATGCTGGTTCTGCAAGTCAATCTCACGCCAGCAGTGGCACCAATAACAATGGTCAATCTTCTAGCAATGCCGGATCAAGCAGCCAATCTAATGCCAATAGTCAAACCAATAATGGCCAGAGTTCAAGCAACGCCGGGTCTGCAAGTCAATCTCACGCCAACAGCGGTGCTAATAAGAATGGTCAATCTTCTAGCAATGCAGGATCTAGCAGCCAATCTAATGCCAATAGCCAAACTAATAATGGTCAGAGCTCAAGCAACGCCGGGTCTGCAAGCCAATCTCACGCCAACAGCGGTGCTAATAACAACGGTCAATCTTCTAGCAATGCAGGATCTAGCAGCCAATCTAATGCTAATAGTCAATCCAATAATGGTCAGAGCTCTAGCAATGCTGATTCTGCAAGTCAATCTCACGCCAACAGCGGTGCTAATAACAATGGTCAATCTTCAGGACAGTCTTCTAGCAATGCTGGATCAAGTAGTCAATCTAATGCCAATAGTGGTACCAACAATGGGCAAAGCTCAAGTGGTGCTAGCTCTGGAAGTTCTGCTACAGCTGGTTCCGGAGCTGGAGCTGGATCAAGACCTCAGACCGGCCCAGCCCGTCcag gTCCACGACCACTAACAGGAGCTTCTTCAACGTCATCTAGCCAGTCGAGCTCAACCAGCACTAGCCAAGCTGGTTCCTCGCAGCCAGCgcaatcatcatcatcatctagCAGCCAATCAACTGCTTCTAGCACTGCCGGAAGACCAGGCACTACCACGGTATATACGTCAAATGGAAACTCAGGTCAACCTGGACAGACGACAACTACCACAACTTACACGTCCTCACGAGGTGTTCCACAAGGTTCCTCAGCCGCAGCGGCAAGCTCTTCTGCTGCCTCTAGCTCTGCCGGACAAAATTCCGGTAGACCAACATCAGCTGCGGCCTCATCCAACAGTGCTGCAGCCGCAACCAGCTCATCTGGGTCATCAACTGCTTCAAGCTCATCCAATTCTGTATCAGAAGCATTTGCCGCTGCAAACCCTAATTTGACTGAAGATCAGCTTTGGGAATTGTGGCTTTGGTATCAGAATAAGAACCGCCAACCTGGCACGCAAACAGGGTCAAGTGCCTCATCCAGCAGTTCTTCAAGCGCTTCGAGCTCATCCCGACCAGGCTCAACAACTTATACTACAACTAATGAACAACCAGGAGAATCAGGGGAAACCATTACTACTGTCACTTACACGACTTCGCCTGGACAATCAGGGTCAACAGCGTCGTCCAGTAGTTCATCAGGAGCTAGCAGCTCTGCTGGTAACGGAGTTCGACCTTCCCAATCCGGAGCAAATGCGTCTTCAGCCAGCCAATCTTCAGCTACCAGCACTGCGAATCGACCAGGTCAAACTGGATCCAGCGCCTCATCATCTAGCAGTTCAAATGCTTCAAGTTTAGCCGGACGACCTGGAACCACCAAAACTTACACAACAAATGACCAGGGAGAACAGGAAGAGACTATAACGACCATCACTTACAACTCATCCCCAGGGCAATCAGGTTCGTCAGCATCGTCTAGTAGCACATCAAATGCCTCTAGCACTGCTCAGTCAGGTTCTGCAGCTCAATCCGGGTCTAACGCTTCATCAGCAAGCTCTTCCAATGCCTCAAGTTCAACTCAGACAGGCGCAAACGGCAACTCAGGACAAAAGACTATTATATACACGACTTCAGGCAATGACGGGTCACAAGGTTACGGACAGGGAACTTCAGCTTCTTCATCCAGCTCATCAAACGCCAGCAGCAATGCTGGAACTGCTGGAAATCGAGGCTCGACTGCTTCTTCAACGGCCTCTAGCGGATCAACAGCGACCAGCCGGGGACAGTCGGCAGCCAGTTCAAGTTCCAGCTCTTCAGCTACTGCTGGAAACTCACCCTGGACAAGGAGAGGGAAGACCAAGATCTGCGTCTGCTACGACGATTTGCACGATATCCCTGGGAACGTGCGCGCGCAAGTCGGCGCTTAA